One genomic region from Rosa rugosa chromosome 1, drRosRugo1.1, whole genome shotgun sequence encodes:
- the LOC133707397 gene encoding B3 domain-containing transcription factor VRN1-like gives MYLIQFSDGQRLPYKFVKKYGGELSHSVCLKVRGGSKWEVDITRRDCKVWFEKGWPEFSNSCSLDHGHFLVFGYEGNSKFDVCIFDTTATEIDYPITVEDDDSSGEILEDCPRGSRNSGDKSPLPGSPPCKKNRKSSTGKPEINPKIQMDDDDDENDESDEGSEEGEDEDNHGIRKEIAFKRAKAYKPADPHFVVAINPSCTRGGYLHVPSLFSKTYLVKQPTQIMLQTVSNEEPWYIDMHYHRSSSRLRTGWPGFVRSNNLLVGDACVFVLKDNNEFLFDVVFYRAT, from the exons ATGTACTTGATACAATTTTCTGATGGCCAGAGACTTCCATACAAATTTGTGAAGAAATATGGAGGAGAGCTATCACATTCAGTATGTCTTAAAGTTCGGGGTGGTTCAAAATGGGAAGTGGATATCACGAGACGGGATTGTAAGGTTTGGTTTGAAAAGGGTTGGCCAGAGTTCTCTAATTCTTGCTCCCTTGACCACGGCCACTTTCTGGTTTTCGGATATGAAGGGAATTCTAAATTCGATGTTTGCATATTCGACACAACTGCCACAGAAATTGACTATCCGATAACTGTTGAAGATGATGATTCGTCTGGTGAAATTTTGGAGGACTGTCCAAGGGGTTCAAGGAATTCAGGGGATAAATCTCCACTCCCAGGTTCTCCTCCTtgcaagaaaaacagaaaaagttCAACTGGCAAACCAGAAATCAACCCCAAGATTCaaatggatgatgatgatgatgaaaacgATGAAAGTGATGAGGGTAGTGAGGAGGGTGAGGATGAAGATAATCATGGTATTCGAAAGGAAATAGCTTTTAAGAGAGCTAAAGCTTATAAACCCGCAGACCCTCATTTTGTGGTTGCAATCAATCCCTCTTGTACCCGTGGAGGTTATCTG CATGTGCCATCTTTGTTTAGCAAGACATATCTTGTTAAGCAGCCTACTCAAATCATGCTTCAAACGGTTTCAAACGAGGAACCTTGGTATATAGATATGCATTATCACAGATCATCAAGCAGATTACGGACTGGTTGGCCTGGATTTGTGAGAAGCAATAATTTATTAGTGGGTGATGCTTGTGTCTTTGTGTTGAAAGACAACAATGAATTTCTATTTGATGTTGTATTTTACCGGGCTACATAG
- the LOC133727494 gene encoding B3 domain-containing transcription factor VRN1-like, with the protein MASSYLRRKCDDHWPRLSSTTPRRFLKVISDDTSRDRKLGIPKSFLDKYGEDLSNLVYFKLPCGPEWEIGLTSYNKEVWFRKGWPEFSKFHSLEKGYSLLFGYEGDSRFQVSIFDGSNNMEIDYTTRMLESEEGDQDDDISLEISEDVRRTALSHKKNRTVLSPKAEINVNFEERVKKETHWSKSEMKTGKHDFPAKRDGGGTSSTQRCRKQTPRVFGRAKSYKRSFKVPMHSSYIIQNFLWLPKTFVQTHLLKQPSNAILQVSGGRKTWPVKLTYEETKGRAKFQSGWTDFVRDKNLKDGDVCEFVLIDSNRLVFEVRINTANRTLSPDIDDGDAEDDEDEDEEDSDDESIEILDHFPPHLKRKEKSPLASKIHKTMRPSSRTQKFPEGGPEVPRKMPGPVMASSGKYIALQRANGFKSANPDFRISLHSSYITGHYLYLPAKFANRYLVKQPRHAILRVASKRTWSVNVRYAAARTTFQTGWFEFVQDNDLKEGDACIFMLTDNIKVVFDVVFFRAT; encoded by the exons ATGGCTTCTTCGTATCTTCGCCGGAAATGTGATGATCACTGGCCAAGATTGTCTTCCACCACTCCCCGGCGTTTTCTCAAGGTTATTTCAGACGACACTTCCAGAGACAGAAAGCTC GGGATTCCAAAGAGCTTTTTGGATAAATATGGAGAAGATCTATCAAATCTAGTATACTTTAAGCTCCCATGTGGTCCAGAATGGGAAATAGGACTCACAAGCTACAATAAAGAGGTTTGGTTTAGGAAAGGCTGGCCAGAGTTCTCTAAGTTTCACTCTCTTGAGAAAGGCTACTCGCTACTTTTCGGGTATGAAGGGGATTCTAGGTTTCAGGTTTCCATATTTGATGGAAGCAACAACATGGAGATTGACTATACCACAAGAATGCTCGAAAGTGAAGAAGGTGATCAAGATGATGATATATCTCTTGAGATCTCAGAGGATGTTCGACGAACTGCTCTGTCTCACAAGAAAAACAGAACAGTTTTGAGTCCTAAAGCAGAAATCAATGTCAATTTTGAGGAGCGTGTGAAGAAAGAGACACATTGGTCAAAATCAGAAATGAAAA CAGGGAAACACGATTTTCCAGCGAAAAGAGATGGGGGAGGCACATCAAGCACTCAAAGATGCCGAAAACAGACACCAAGAGTTTTTGGGAGAGCTAAATCTTACAAGCGTTCTTTCAAAGTTCCCATGCATAGCTCTTATATCATTCAAAATTTTTTG TGGCTGCCTAAAACGTTTGTCCAGACACATCTTCTTAAGCAGCCTAGTAATGCTATACTTCAAGTTTCGGGTGGAAGGAAAACTTGGCCTGTTAAATTGACATATGaagaaacaaaaggaagagCCAAATTTCAGTCTGGTTGGACTGACTTTGTGAGAGACAAGAATTTAAAAGATGGAGATGTGTGTGAGTTTGTGTTGATTGACAGCAACAGACTTGTATTTGAAGTTAGGATAAATACTGCAAATCGCACCTTATCACCAG ACATTGATGATGGTGATGCtgaggatgatgaagatgaagatgaagaggataGTGATGATGAATCAATTGAAATCTTGGATCATTTTCCACCTCATCTCAAAAGAAAGGAGAAATCTCCATTGGCATCCAAGATTCATAAGACAATGAGACCCAGTTCCAGAACTCAAAAATTCCCTGAAGGAGGACCTGAGGTTCCTAGGAAGATGCCTGGTCCTGTTATGGCAAGTTCTGGAAAATACATAGCTCTTCAGAGAGCTAATGGTTTCAAATCTGCAAACCCTGATTTCAGGATTTCATTACATTCCTCCTATATCACTGGACATTATTTG taTTTGCCAGCCAAGTTTGCCAATAGATATCTTGTTAAGCAGCCTAGACATGCCATCCTTCGGGTTGCAAGTAAAAGAACTTGGTCTGTCAACGTACGTTATGCTGCAGCAAGAACCACATTCCAAACTGGTTGGTTTGAATTTGTGCAAGATAATGATTTGAAAGAGGGTGATGCTTGTATTTTCATGTTAACCGACAACATCAAGGTTGTATTTGATGTTGTCTTTTTCCGAGCCACATAG
- the LOC133739842 gene encoding B3 domain-containing transcription factor VRN1-like: protein MKYDTERTTFKFQSGWNKFVQDNKLNAGDVCGFMLIDEIGLLFEVNIFRRTEVATSSPGIDEDDVDDKDDHDANDDYAADENGHRSFRNVLQKTAISHYLWLCSRFSEKHLSKKPSNAELHVPGGRTTWHVGLKYDVGRKGAKFQSGWTKFVRDNNLKKGDECVFVLTDENKFSFEVVIIAAKSTLPPGEGHVDIDDANDNIKDDEDGKNEDDTSDDEGDDYDDDSDHRDEDEDEDNEYSSAQQLHKRKRSSSSTKSSIRDVGASTSTGQFLKRRPGVPRSTHPIRTTKNDIALQRAKVFKYVEPHFVVPMTARNVHESFLKLPSVFVEKNLHKRPSHVSLWGSNDIYWPVELHFSKGASFQGGWIEFVRHHSLKEGDACGFELTEKRKFLFDVHIFRTT, encoded by the exons ATGAAATATGATACTGAAAGAACCACATTCAAATTCCAGAGTGGTTGGAATAAATTTGTTCAAGACAATAAGTTGAATGCTGGTGATGTTTGTGGTTTTATGTTAATTGACGAAATTGGACTTTTATTTGAAGTTAATATTTTCCGCAGAACAGAAGTTGCAACCTCATCACCAG GCATTGATGAAGATGATGTGGATGATAAAGATGACCATGATGCCAATGATGACTATGCAGCTGATGAAAACGGGCACCGTTCTTTCAGAAATGTCCTACAGAAGACTGCTATCAGTCATTATTTG TGGTTGTGTTCAAGATTTTCTGAGAAACATCTCAGTAAGAAGCCTAGTAATGCTGAGCTGCATGTTCCCGGTGGGAGGACAACGTGGCATGTTGGATTGAAATATGATGTTGGACGTAAAGGAGCCAAATTCCAGTCCGGTTGGACCAAGTTTGTGAGAGACAATAATTTGAAAAAGGGAGATGAGTGTGTGTTTGTGTTGActgatgaaaataaattttcatttgAAGTTGTCATAATAGCTGCAAAATCCACCTTGCCACCAG GTGAGGGGCATGTAGACATTGATGATGCTAATGACAACATCAAAGATGATGAGGATGGTAAGAATGAGGATGATACTAGTGATGATGAAGGTGATGATTATGATGATGACAGCGACCAcagagatgaagatgaagatgaagataatGAGTATTCATCAGCACAACAGCTTCACAAGAGAAAGAGATCAAGTTCAAGTACCAAAAGTAGCATCAGAGATGTTGGTGCTTCGACTAGTACTGGACAATTTTTAAAACGACGACCTGGTGTTCCAAGGAGTACGCATCCAATAAGGACCACGAAAAATGATATAGCTCTTCAGAGAGCTAAAGTCTTCAAGTATGTAGAACCTCATTTTGTGGTTCCAATGACTGCCAGAAATGTCCACGAATCTTTTCTT AAGTTGCCATCTGTTTTTGTCGAGAAAAATCTTCATAAGAGGCCTAGTCATGTCAGCCTGTGGGGTTCAAATGACATATATTGGCCTGTCGAGTTACATTTCAGCAAAGGAGCTAGCTTCCAGGGCGGTTGGATTGAATTTGTGCGACACCATAGTTTGAAAGAGGGTGATGCTTGTGGCTTTGAGTTGACTGAGAAGAGAAAGTTTCTGTTTGATGTTCACATTTTCCGCACCACATAG
- the LOC133707484 gene encoding B3 domain-containing protein At1g49475-like, which yields MTSLCRKKDPGQKFSPTKCSLLRSISEDSPTTYLKIPRIYLKKCREKYEKELSKVIHLKLPCGTEWKVEVTEHKGHFWFEKGWEDFFKFYSLQSNGSIDFQYEGNSRFKVKIYDKSKIEIDYPIKSTDMQENGVNDHSPLASPPQPQKKKEATSSGGKEDLSANKDEGGKSSTTQRSLKPAEVPMRMDSSATGGKATALQKANEFKSRNPSCFLVTMHSSYIKGHRLVSSALIDLVSVIKQFKK from the exons ATGACTTCTCTTTGCCGGAAGAAGGATCCTGGACAAAAGTTTTCTCCTACCAAATGCAGTTTACTTAGGTCTATTTCGGAGGACAGTCCCACTACATACCTC AAAATTCCTAGGATTTATTTGAAGAAATGTCGGGAGAAATATGAAAAAGAGCTATCAAAGGTTATACATCTTAAGCTTCCATGTGGTACAGAATGGAAAGTAGAAGTCACAGAACACAAAGGTCACTTTTGGTTCGAGAAGGGTTGGGAAGATTTTTTCAAGTTTTACTCGCTACAGTCCAACGGCTCGATAGATTTTCAATATGAAGGGAATTCCAGATTCAAAGTTAAAATCTATGATAAATCAAAAATAGAGATTGACTATCCTATCAAAAGCACTGATATGCAAGAAAATGGTGTAAATGATCATTCTCCACTGGCTAGTCCTCCACAGCctcaaaagaagaaagaagcaacTTCAAGTGGTG GGAAAGAGGATCTTTCTGCCAACAAAGATGAGGGAGGCAAATCTAGTACTACTCAAAGATCCCTAAAACCAGCCGAGGTTCCTATGAGGATGGACTCCTCGGCTACAGGTGGAAAAGCTACAGCTCTTCAGAAAGCTAATGAATTCAAGTCCAGAAACCCTTCCTGTTTCTTGGTTACCATGCACTCCTCATATATCAAAGGACATAGGCTCGTAAGTTCTGCACTAATAGATCTTGTCAGTGTTATTAagcaatttaaaaaataa
- the LOC133719731 gene encoding B3 domain-containing protein LOC_Os12g40080-like, translating to MTSLSRKNDPRPKFSATKFSFIKFISESSSKETNLKFPTSYVKKYQEKYGKELSKVVHLKLPCGTEWEVEVTGHNGHFWFEKGWEDFSKFYSLRSHDSLAFQYEANSRFKVNIFDKSKTEIDYPIKSPNMQENGVNDHSPPASPPLPQKKKEATSSGGKKDISAEKDEGGKSSTTQRSQKPTTDVPMRMHSSATGGKATALQRAKEFKSRNPSCFLVIMHASYIKGTMLWLSTEISMNMLTYLGKNSGNVSLSVSEGSTRGLWTVEMKYDTERATFRLQSGWNKFVQGNNLNAGDVCGFMLIDEIGLLFEVNIFRRTEVATSSPGYDEYDVDDKDDHGLHDANDDYAADENRHCSFRTVLLKSSISHCLWLCSRFSQKHLSDKPSNAELHVPGGTTTWRVGLKYEVGRKRAKFQSGWTKFVRDNNLNIGDECVFVLTDENIFSFEVVIVAAKSTLPPDIDDANDNIKDDEDNKNEDDDDTSDDDYSDDEGDHSDDDNDHSDEDDEYSTAQQLHKRKRSSSSTKSSIRDVGASTSTGQFLKRRPGVPRSMHPIRTTKNDIALQRAKVFKYVEPHFVVPMTARNVHESFLKLPSAFVQKHLDKRPSHVSLWGSNDIYWPVELHFSKGASFQGGWIKFVQSHNLKEGDACGFELTEKRKFLFDVHIFRTT from the exons ATGACTTCTCTTAGCCGGAAAAACGATCCACGTCCAAAGTTTTCTGCTACCAAATTCAGTTTCATTAAGTTTATTTCGGAGAGCAGTTCTAAAGAAACAAACCTT AAATTTCCTACGAGTTATGTGAAGAAATATCAGGAGAAATATGGAAAAGAGCTATCAAAGGTTGTACATCTTAAGCTTCCATGTGGTACAGAATGGGAAGTAGAAGTCACAGGTCACAATGGTCACTTTTGGTTCGAGAAGGGTTGGGAAGATTTTTCCAAGTTTTACTCCCTCCGGTCACACGACTCGCTGGCTTTTCAATATGAAGCAAATTCCAGATTTAAAGTTAACATCTTTGATAAATCAAAAACAGAGATTGACTATCCTATCAAAAGCCCTAATATGCAAGAAAATGGTGTAAATGATCATTCTCCACCGGCTAGTCCTCCACTGCctcaaaagaagaaagaagcaacTTCAAGTGGTG GGAAAAAGGATATTTCTGCCGAAAAGGATGAGGGAGGCAAGTCAAGTACTACTCAAAGATCCCAAAAACCAACAACCGATGTTCCTATGAGGATGCACTCCTCAGCTACAGGTGGAAAAGCTACAGCTCTTCAGAGAGCTAAAGAATTCAAGTCTAGAAACCCTTCCTGTTTCTTGGTTATCATGCACGCCTCATATATCAAAGGAACTATGCTC TGGCTGTCAACTGAGATCTCCATGAATATGTTGACATATCTTGGTAAGAATTCTGGTAATGTTAGCCTTAGTGTTTCGGAAGGGAGTACAAGGGGACTTTGGACTGTTGAAATGAAATATGATACAGAAAGAGCCACATTCCGGTTGCAGAGTGGTTGGAATAAATTTGTTCAAGGAAATAATTTGAATGCTGGTGATGTTTGTGGTTTTATGTTAATTGACGAAATTGGACTTTTATTTGAAGTTAATATTTTCCGCAGAACAGAAGTTGCAACCTCATCACCAG GCTATGATGAATATGATGTGGATGATAAAGATGACCATGGCCTTCATGATGCCAATGATGACTATGCAGCTGATGAAAACAGGCACTGTTCTTTCAGAACTGTCCTACTGAAGTCTTCTATCAGTCATTGTTTG TGGTTATGTTCTAGATTTTCTCAGAAACATCTCAGTGATAAGCCTAGTAATGCCGAGCTGCATGTTCCTGGTGGGACGACAACTTGGCGTGTTGGATTGAAATATGAGGTTGGGAGAAAAAGAGCCAAATTTCAGTCTGGTTGGACCAAGTTTGTGAGAGACAATAATTTGAACATTGGAGATGAGTGTGTGTTTGTGTTGACTGAtgaaaatatattttcatttgaaGTTGTCATAGTAGCTGCAAAATCCACCTTGCCACCAG ACATTGATGATGCTAATGACAACATCA AAGATGATGAGGATAATAAgaatgaggatgatgatgatactAGTGATGATGATTATAGTGATGATGAAGGTGATCATTCTGATGATGACAACGACCACAgcgatgaagatgatgaatatTCAACAGCACAACAGCTTCACAAGAGAAAGAGATCAAGTTCAAGTACCAAAAGTAGCATCAGAGATGTTGGTGCTTCGACTAGTACTGGACAATTTTTAAAACGACGACCTGGTGTTCCAAGGAGTATGCATCCAATAAGGACCACGAAAAATGATATAGCTCTTCAGAGAGCTAAAGTCTTCAAGTATGTAGAACCTCATTTTGTGGTTCCAATGACTGCCAGAAATGTCCACGAATCTTTTCTT AAGTTGCCATCTGCTTTTGTCCAGAAACATCTTGATAAGAGGCCTAGTCATGTCAGCCTGTGGGGTTCAAATGACATATATTGGCCTGTCGAGTTACATTTCAGCAAAGGAGCTAGCTTCCAGGGCGGTTGGATTAAATTTGTGCAAAGCCATAATCTGAAAGAGGGTGATGCATGTGGCTTTGAGTTGACTGAGAAGAGAAAGTTTCTGTTTGATGTTCACATTTTCCGCACCACATAG